The proteins below are encoded in one region of Mauremys reevesii isolate NIE-2019 linkage group 15, ASM1616193v1, whole genome shotgun sequence:
- the LOC120383984 gene encoding zinc finger protein RFP-like, with product MATDNPVESLQEEATCPVCLEYFKDPVTIDCGHNFCRACIAQCWEGSNTAVSCPQCRQTVQQGNLRPNRKLANIVEMVKRLSLQAAKGAGEERVCGEHQETLKLFCEEDQTSVCEICHLSRAHRDHRVVPIKEAAQEYKLPLLK from the exons atggccaCAGACAACCccgtggaaagtctccaggaggaagctacgtgccccgtctgtctggagtattttaaGGACCCAGTGACTATAgactgtgggcacaatttctgccgagcctgcatcgcccagtgctgggagggatcgaATACAGCcgtctcctgccctcagtgcagacaaactgtgcaacagggAAACCTCAGGCCAAACAGGAAGCTGGCAAATATTGTAGAAATGGTCAAACGGctgagtttacaggcagcaaagggagcaggagaggagagggtgtgtggggaacaccaggagactctgaaactgttctgtgaagaggatcaaacttCTGTCTGTGAGATTTGCCATCTGTCCCGGGCTCACAGAGATCACAGGGTGGTCCCCATaaaggaggctgcccaggagtacaag CTTCCACTGCTGAAATAA